The sequence AAGGCATGGTCAACGTAATAATGCCACCTTTAAACACATTAACTTGTCCATTTTTAGTTTTCTTATCAAGTTTTAATTCGCTAAACTCAAAATGAATATTATCAATTTCTCCATACACATAATCTTCAGTTTTTATAAAATCAAAATAAGGTGATATCGATACTTTTTTATCATATCTTTCGTGAATTTTGATTTAACTGAATAATTAAAGTCACCGTACATTTTAACAATAATAGGCAATATGGTTTCTTTGTATTGATTTACATAATCAAGCGCCGGTTTATATGCCCAGCCAGTACCAATACAAAAAGCAAGCAAAATCGGGTAAAGCGCACCTATGTCACTGCCTGTGATTAACCCAAGCACAGATAACGAAATCGCAATAGGCATAACCACCTGTTTAAAGGTACGATTACGGGTATAAAAAGCTTTTAGCTGTGCCAGCCTAAACTGCTCTATTCCATCTAGTTTAGGCTTTATCTCATTTTCAAATACCGCCAACAACTGCTCAGATGGCTAACATCAATTTTTGCAGCGTTGTGTTTACGAAAACGTAATTTAAAGGCTGCTAAATAGCTGCTCAATTCATTTACATTAAATGACATTGTTAACTCCTGCTATTACTTTAATAATTGAGTCGCATCGACTGGTTTACGCTCACTTTCAGAGATTTGAAAAAATGCCATCACACTCACACCAATCAAGCAAGTAATAATATTACCAGGAAATACTTGAATGCTATTTCGCAGCACGCGATTTGCGCTATTAAAATTACGCCTTGCAGCTGAAATATGCGCTTCAACATCAGAATAAGCACGTTGCGCTTCGATCATAGGTTCATTTGATTTTAACTCTGGGTAATTTTCTACAGCAACTATTAAGCCTGACAATGAGTTTTGTAATTGTCCTTCTAATTTAAAGCGTTCATCAATATTTGCTAACCCTTTTTCAGTCTTTAAGACTTGAGAGCGTAAACGCGTTACTTCTTCTAATAAAGACTTTTCATAAGCCATAAATTTATTGGCAATAGCAAGTATGTTCGGAATTAAATCAGTGCGCTTTTTAAGTTTCACATCAATACCTGAAAACGCTTCTTCCATTGCATTTCGTTTGGTGATAATTGAAACATACCAGGAATAAAAAACGATAATCAAAACCGCTAAAACACCAATTCCGATCCAATTATTTGATATAAATTCCAACATACTATTTCCTTTTATTATTTTTATTACCTACTGCAATCAAAACTAGCTAATGAGTAAATTAACTATTAATTTCAAATCAACTTACATGCTAAAAATTATTTATAAATGAATAATTTTTAGCTCAAAGTCATTAAAAACTGTTTTTTCATCGCATTCTAATTCGCCAGCCATTCTGATTTACATCCATTATAAAAACACAACCATCACTAGCACTAAATTTTTTACCATTACTCCATCTAAGAACTACCTGTGACACATCTGGCTGGGTTTTAGTGGACATACGTTTTTCTGTTACAATATAACCACCTGCTTTATCCAACTTTTTTTGTCTTCTTTTTGCCCATTTAACTATCATAGCTTCAACTTTTGCAGCTTTATCACCTTCGAACCATTTTTTTTCAACAAACGTTTTTAGCAGCTCTATATCATTATCTTTTTGTGCATTTTGATAAATATCACATTTTTCGATAAATATCGGATCTTGATTATCTTTTGCAGTGAAACCAACATTAGGTATAGCCTGTGCAGATGAACAAATAGCTAATAAACATCCACCCATTAAAAATTTTTTCATTATTTTCTCCTATAAATTTTTTAGTACCCGCCTTTACCTTCTAATGCTTGTGACATCTGCTGAACAGGTATATCCATTGGTTTTATTTTAAACTGCTCTTGATATGTAAATATGTTTAAAGGTATTGAATGACTTGAACTTTTAGAAAATTTAAAAGTGTAACCTGTTGAAATTTCTTCATAACTTTTGAACAATTCAAAACCTTGATATTTAATAATATGTAACAGTTCTATTGGTAGGTTATCGAAATGACCAATACTTGTTTTAGCTAAAACTTGATAATTAAAAGCTTGTTGTTGGATGAGCGCTAAATCAGCTGGGGTGAGTTGAAGCTCTGACGCCAAGGCAGTTTCAATTCGATACAAAAGCTCACCTTGCTGATAGCCGTTATAAACTCCCATTTTAGCCAGTTCAAACAGAATATTATTATCTTCATCATTACTTGGATCTGCGGACATCTGCATCATGTTATTAATTTGTTCTTGCGTGTCTAGTTTTATGCCTTGCTTTAACATTTGCGCTTTAGCAAATTCAATCGCAACCGATTGAGACATCTTTTGTGCAATGCTTGTTTTCACATTAATGAGATAATGCGCTTTATGATTAATGCCTATTAAAGAAAAATGTTCATTTGGCATTATGAAATCATTTCTAACTGCATTTTCACTAACATACAACACACTTTTACCTATGTTTTTATCTGCTTTGAAAATATCAAATTCAAGCGTAATATCAGCATAAGTTAAAAATGGTTTAAGCAAAAATAATGAACAAAAAAAACACACTATATTTTTTTTCATGGAACTTTCCGCTAGCAAGCATT is a genomic window of Pseudoalteromonas sp. '520P1 No. 423' containing:
- a CDS encoding LemA family protein is translated as MLEFISNNWIGIGVLAVLIIVFYSWYVSIITKRNAMEEAFSGIDVKLKKRTDLIPNILAIANKFMAYEKSLLEEVTRLRSQVLKTEKGLANIDERFKLEGQLQNSLSGLIVAVENYPELKSNEPMIEAQRAYSDVEAHISAARRNFNSANRVLRNSIQVFPGNIITCLIGVSVMAFFQISESERKPVDATQLLK